GGAcaagcggttacggacaatgacatgacatgacatgttatGTTAATGTTATCACGTGACAATATAATCTGAAAATATCTGGTTATaatgggaaatgtttttgtttttaacgtGAAAATATAACGTGAATCTATCATCATGACAAGAAAAGTGCCTTTGCTTAATAACAAGAAACTTTTCTTATTATGACAcaaaatttgtattttgttgcagCCTGACAGCATCTTGATTGCACCCAAATAACCAATCCAATTGTCTCTTACCAGCTTGGCAGCAATAAGCTTCCGTACTGACAGAACAATATCCCTAATAAATGATCATATTTACAGCAATTTTAACGGAATCTTTTTTGAGTCCAAATGGTTCTGTTTGGCACTTTTTAAGCGCCACAGCCACTTTTTGCATTTGGGACTTCCGTAGAATCTCATTGGGGCCGCAAATCAAAAGCCTCCCACCTCCTGAAACAAACAAGGctatctgtgtttttcctcccttttcatctgtctctccaaCCTGGCAGCGAGGTGCCATCGACAGCCTCTGCATTCATGAGCAAGATCATCATCTGCCCTCCTCAACAGGAATTAGCCCTTCATCACTCAAACCTTAGAAAAAGTTTTCTATTCTGGacggaacatttttttttttaattcttgaaAAATCGATCAGGGCCATTTGGAATCATTttatattgaataaaaaaaaaaaaaagaactcatcGCTTGTTTAGGCAAATATCACAAAATCACAAGCAGCTACTTTGACTTTAACTAAGGGCAGCTGATGGTGAATTCACATTGGTTGTTAATTAAGTGATCTCCCTTTATCCTATTTGTCGTTTCATCAGTATATTTATGTGAAGACATCCTTCACTGCCAGCTCCTAGTGACTCCCCCCTTTCTTTCAGAGGCTCTATAGATTTTGTCCAAATGATAAATTGGACACTGAGAGCCGCTGAGGTGTGACCAGGTGCCAAAGGAGTATagctttttgtctttaatggGCCTAATTATGCTTAAGACCTTTAGAGCTGTTTGGTTAAGTTCTGATTAGGTGTTTCTGGGATGTAACGTTTACAGCCATCCATACAAAAAGGGATGCGTTTAAAGGCTGGTCACGtggttaagaaaaaaagaaaagataagaaaagaaacaaactaaagCATAAAATAACAGTCACGTTTTCAGAGGCTTCAAAGTTGCATCAGTGTTTATATGTTttcccactttctctctcttgatTGAAGAAATGCATGGATTCTATCccatccatcacctccacccctcccctcaCTCTCCAAACACAGGAGCGGGTAACGGTTCATCTCTAGCCCACTCTCTCCTGTGGCACCGTGCTGGACAGAAACTTGTGCTGCCGACTCGTTGCTTCACGGTCACATCACgcagattgtttttgttttgttttgccaacCAGAAAGTGTTGTGTCGCTGTTGCCTCTCGCGGCGGAGATGAATCAGTCGAACGGATACTGCAGCGCGTAAAAGTTGTGGATGCTTACTTTTGCGCACCAGCATTTGGAAGACTGTTTTGTCTCCAGAAGTTGCAGCAGAACACGAGAGAAGGCGAAATTCTTCCCTCTGCAAAAATATCGCCCGCAAGCAGGCTGGAAGACCATCAGCTCCGGAGAACGCCGCGATTCCGCAGAGCGCAGATGATCGCAACTGGTGTTTGTGGCGTCgcgctggtgctggtgctggtggttctgATCCCGGTCATGGTGAACACCGCCGGGACTCCCGCGCGATATGAGATGCTCGGATCCTGTCAAATGGTGTGCGACTCTCACGGGACGGCGGCCACGGCCACAGCCAAGGCGACCAACCCGATCAAAGACAACCGCCTCGTTCAGTCGCTCCCGACGTTCATCCAAGGTCCCCAGGGAGAGCCGGGGCGCGTCGGGAGGATGGGTCCGAGGGGTCCAGGTGGAGAGCCAGGGCCACCAGGACCCGCTGGCCCGCCCGGAGAGAGAGGGGCGCCGGGCCCTCCGGGTCTCCCGGGAGCGCCCGGAGCGAACGGGCCCAACGGCGCAATCAGCGCAGCCACTTACAACACCGTGCCAAAGATTGCGTTCTATGCAGGACTGAAGAAGCAGCACGAAGGATATGAAGTGCTGAAATTCGACGACGTGGTCACAAATCTTGGTAACCACTACGACCCCTCCACAGGGAAATTCACCTGCTCGATACCCGGGATTTACTTCTTTGTTTACCATGTGCTGATGCGAGGCGGAGATGGAACGAGCATGTGGGCTGATCTCTGTAAAAACAACCAGGTATGACGCTTCATGATATAACTAAGTAACAATCTTTTAACGTATTAATGTCCCAGCTTTAGTATTTAGAATAGTATCTTTGGTATTTGTTTAcaaaacagtgtaaaatcatgttttttttggtgagcaaatgtttactttttgcAGTTTTACGCATAACTTTTACGCACAGTTGTACCCCGTTGTGCCAGTTGTGCCATTTATAGAGGCACTCTATAAATGGGCTAGATTACATCTGAAAAGACAAATGCCGACAGTGAAGTTGTCTGGGGGTTTGCTTTTGAGTTC
Above is a window of Acanthopagrus latus isolate v.2019 chromosome 21, fAcaLat1.1, whole genome shotgun sequence DNA encoding:
- the c1ql3b gene encoding complement C1q-like protein 3b, encoding MIATGVCGVALVLVLVVLIPVMVNTAGTPARYEMLGSCQMVCDSHGTAATATAKATNPIKDNRLVQSLPTFIQGPQGEPGRVGRMGPRGPGGEPGPPGPAGPPGERGAPGPPGLPGAPGANGPNGAISAATYNTVPKIAFYAGLKKQHEGYEVLKFDDVVTNLGNHYDPSTGKFTCSIPGIYFFVYHVLMRGGDGTSMWADLCKNNQVRASAIAQDADQNYDYASNSVVLHLEPGDEIYIKLDGGKAHGGNNNKYSTFSGFMLYAD